The Neofelis nebulosa isolate mNeoNeb1 chromosome 16, mNeoNeb1.pri, whole genome shotgun sequence genome includes a window with the following:
- the CHMP6 gene encoding charged multivesicular body protein 6 isoform X2, with protein sequence MGNLFGRKKQSRVTEQDKAVLQLKQQRDKLRQYQKRITQQLEREREIARQLLRDGRKERAKLLLKKKRYQEQLLDKTENQVASLETMVQNIEFAQIEVKVVEGLQIGNECLKKVHQVMSLEEVERILEETQEAVEYQRQIDELLSGSFTQEDEDTILEELNAITQEQLDLPEVPSEPLPEKKPEKAPTKARPQQVDMVAAS encoded by the exons ATGGGCAACCTGTTCGGCCGCAAGAAGCAGAGCCGGGTCACAGAGCAAGACAAGGCCGTCCTG CAACTGAAGCAGCAGCGGGATAAGCTGAGGCAGTACCAGAAGAGGATCACCCAACAGCTGGAGAGGGAGCGGGAGATCGCCAGGCAGCTCCTGCGGGACGGGAGGAAGGA ACGCGCCAAGCTGCTGCTCAAGAAGAAGCGGTACCAGGAGCAGCTTCTGGACAAGACGGAGAACCAGGTCGCCAGCCTGGAAACAATG GTCCAGAACATCGAGTTCGCCCAGATTGAGGTGAAGGTGGTCGAAGGGCTGCAGATCGGAAATGAGTGTCTGAAGAAGGTGCACCAG GTGATGTCCTTAGAAGAAGTCGAGCGGATACTGGAGGAGACCCAGGAGGCCGTGGAGTACCAGCGG CAAATAGATGAGCTGCTGTCAGGAAGCTTCACTCAGGAGGATGAAGACACCATCCTGGAGGAGCTGAATGCAATCACCCAG GAGCAGCTAGACCTCCCCGAGGTTCCTTCAGAGCCTCTCCCCGAGAAGAAACCAG AGAAAGCCCCCACCAAGGCCAGGCCCCAGCAGGTGGACATGGTTGCAGCCTCATAA
- the CHMP6 gene encoding charged multivesicular body protein 6 isoform X1 has protein sequence MGNLFGRKKQSRVTEQDKAVLQLKQQRDKLRQYQKRITQQLEREREIARQLLRDGRKERAKLLLKKKRYQEQLLDKTENQVASLETMVQNIEFAQIEVKVVEGLQIGNECLKKVHQVMSLEEVERILEETQEAVEYQRQIDELLSGSFTQEDEDTILEELNAITQVRGPPTLSTISQVIEHPRTEHNHPGERSPGTERSHSGDRTPRTEHDHSGDRAPRTEHDLSGDRTRRRPLPRVIVGLGRAPLLGFTGAHNPGFASGVPS, from the exons ATGGGCAACCTGTTCGGCCGCAAGAAGCAGAGCCGGGTCACAGAGCAAGACAAGGCCGTCCTG CAACTGAAGCAGCAGCGGGATAAGCTGAGGCAGTACCAGAAGAGGATCACCCAACAGCTGGAGAGGGAGCGGGAGATCGCCAGGCAGCTCCTGCGGGACGGGAGGAAGGA ACGCGCCAAGCTGCTGCTCAAGAAGAAGCGGTACCAGGAGCAGCTTCTGGACAAGACGGAGAACCAGGTCGCCAGCCTGGAAACAATG GTCCAGAACATCGAGTTCGCCCAGATTGAGGTGAAGGTGGTCGAAGGGCTGCAGATCGGAAATGAGTGTCTGAAGAAGGTGCACCAG GTGATGTCCTTAGAAGAAGTCGAGCGGATACTGGAGGAGACCCAGGAGGCCGTGGAGTACCAGCGG CAAATAGATGAGCTGCTGTCAGGAAGCTTCACTCAGGAGGATGAAGACACCATCCTGGAGGAGCTGAATGCAATCACCCAGGTGAGAGGACCCCCCACGCTGAGCACGATCTCCCAGGTGATAGAACACCCCAGGACTGAGCATAATCACCCAG GTGAGAGGAGCCCCGGGACTGAGCGCAGTCACTCAGGTGACAGGACCCCCAGGACTGAGCATGATCACTCAGGTGACAGGGCCCCCAGGACCGAGCACGATCTCTCTGGTGACAGGACTCGCAGAAGACCTCTGCCCCGTGTGATCGTTGGCCTTGGACGGGCACCTTTATTGGGCTTCACAGGAGCACACAATCCTGGCTTTGCAAGTGGTGTTCCCTCCTAA